From one Musa acuminata AAA Group cultivar baxijiao chromosome BXJ2-6, Cavendish_Baxijiao_AAA, whole genome shotgun sequence genomic stretch:
- the LOC135615716 gene encoding BTB/POZ domain-containing protein POB1-like isoform X1, translated as MDPPDFSRPPAGDGDCNFEFVSDSSNFSDRPLRIEIVAGPPKGRPNGEGDSEWDRHRKRRRDAIEKRKDEQEGEAVAMIEESPSGDEPSRHSGSSWSMDSPPVISIKSLSVSSTILSAKSPFFYKLFSNGMQESDQQHATLRIDASEEAALMELLSFMYSGKLSTTSPTLLLDVLMVADKFEVVSCMRHCCQLLKSLPMSQESALLYLELPCSISMASALQPLTEAAKEFLVNSFKDLTKNQDGLMELPLVGMEAVLSSDDVQVASEDALYDLVLKWARRHHPKLEERQEVFGARLGQLIRFPYMSSRKLRKVLTHNDLDQEFTNKAVLEALFFKVEPAHRRQALAMDDVTNRRFVERAYKYRPVKVVEFELPNTQCIVYLDLKREECAHLFPSGRVYSQAFYIGGQGFFLSAHCNRDVHNSCDCFGLFLGMQEKGSVSFTVDYEFSARTMPSGQFDSKYKEKYTFAGGKAVGYRNLFALPWTSFMADDSPYFINGVLHLRAELTIE; from the exons ATGGATCCCCCCGATTTCTCCCGCCCCCCGGCGGGCGATGGCGACTGCAATTTCGAGTTCGTCTCCGACTCGAGCAATTTCTCTGACCGCCCGCTTCGCATTGAGATCGTCGCGGGGCCGCCGAAGGGCAGGCCGAATGGCGAGGGCGATTCCGAGTGGGACAGGCATCGGAAGCGCCGGAGGGACGCGATCGAGAAACGGAAAG ATGAACAAGAGGGGGAAGCTGTAGCGATGATCGAAGAGTCTCCATCAG GTGATGAGCCTTCACGACACAGCGGTTCTTCTTGGAGTATGGATTCTCCTCCTGTAATTAGCATAAAATCTCTATCTGTAAGTTCCACAATATTATCCGCAAAAAGTCCATTTTTCTACAAG CTTTTCTCGAATGGAATGCAAGAATCGGATCAGCAGCATGCTACATTGCGGATAGATGCTTCAG AGGAAGCTGCTCTAATGGAACTTCTCAGCTTTATGTACAGTGGCAAGTTGTCGACCACCTCACCGACGCTTCTGCTGGATGTGCTAATGGTCGCAGACAAGTTCGAGGTGGTTTCTTGCATGAGGCACTGCTGTCAGTTGCTGAAGAGCTTGCCGATGTCTCAGGAGTCTGCACTACTCTACTTGGAGCTTCCTTGCAGCATTTCAATGGCGTCGGCTCTTCAGCCATTAACCGAGGCAGCAAAGGAATTCCTCGTGAACAGTTTCAAGGATCTAACAAA GAACCAAGATGGACTCATGGAGCTACCTCTTGTCGGCATGGAGGCAGTCCTCTCCAGTGACGATGTCCAAGTTGCATCGGAGGATGCACTGTATGACTTAGTGCTCAAGTGGGCTCGTCGGCACCACCCCAAGTTGGAGGAACGGCAGGAGGTCTTCGGCGCGCGCCTTGGTCAGCTCATCCGGTTCCCTTACATGTCTTCCCGGAAACTGAGGAAGGTTCTCACGCACAATGATTTGGATCAAGAATTCACCAACAAGGCTGTGCTTGAGGCACTATTCTTCAAGGTCGAGCCTGCTCACCGGCGACAGGCTCTTGCCATGGATGACGTGACCAACAGAAGGTTCGTAGAGCGAGCCTACAAGTACCGGCCGGTGAAGGTGGTGGAGTTTGAGCTCCCAAACACTCAATGCATTGTCTACTTGGATCTGAAACGGGAGGAGTGTGCACATCTTTTCCCCTCGGGGCGGGTCTACTCGCAAGCTTTCTACATCGGTGGACAGGGTTTCTTCCTCTCGGCTCACTGCAACAGGGACGTACACAACTCTTGCGACTGCTTTGGCCTCTTCTTGGGGATGCAAGAGAAGGGATCGGTTAGCTTCACGGTAGACTATGAGTTTTCTGCGAGGACCATGCCATCTGGGCAATTCGACAGCAAATACAAAGAAAAGTACACCTTTGCAGGGGGTAAGGCAGTTGGATACAGGAACCTTTTTGCCCTTCCATGGACATCATTCATGGCTGACGACAGTCCCTACTTCATCAATGGTGTTCTTCACCTGAGAGCGGAATTGACCATCGAATGA
- the LOC135615716 gene encoding BTB/POZ domain-containing protein POB1-like isoform X2 produces MDPPDFSRPPAGDGDCNFEFVSDSSNFSDRPLRIEIVAGPPKGRPNGEGDSEWDRHRKRRRDAIEKRKDEQEGEAVAMIEESPSGDEPSRHSGSSWTFLEWNARIGSAACYIADRCFSFMYSGKLSTTSPTLLLDVLMVADKFEVVSCMRHCCQLLKSLPMSQESALLYLELPCSISMASALQPLTEAAKEFLVNSFKDLTKNQDGLMELPLVGMEAVLSSDDVQVASEDALYDLVLKWARRHHPKLEERQEVFGARLGQLIRFPYMSSRKLRKVLTHNDLDQEFTNKAVLEALFFKVEPAHRRQALAMDDVTNRRFVERAYKYRPVKVVEFELPNTQCIVYLDLKREECAHLFPSGRVYSQAFYIGGQGFFLSAHCNRDVHNSCDCFGLFLGMQEKGSVSFTVDYEFSARTMPSGQFDSKYKEKYTFAGGKAVGYRNLFALPWTSFMADDSPYFINGVLHLRAELTIE; encoded by the exons ATGGATCCCCCCGATTTCTCCCGCCCCCCGGCGGGCGATGGCGACTGCAATTTCGAGTTCGTCTCCGACTCGAGCAATTTCTCTGACCGCCCGCTTCGCATTGAGATCGTCGCGGGGCCGCCGAAGGGCAGGCCGAATGGCGAGGGCGATTCCGAGTGGGACAGGCATCGGAAGCGCCGGAGGGACGCGATCGAGAAACGGAAAG ATGAACAAGAGGGGGAAGCTGTAGCGATGATCGAAGAGTCTCCATCAG GTGATGAGCCTTCACGACACAGCGGTTCTTCTTGGA CTTTTCTCGAATGGAATGCAAGAATCGGATCAGCAGCATGCTACATTGCGGATAGATGCTTCAG CTTTATGTACAGTGGCAAGTTGTCGACCACCTCACCGACGCTTCTGCTGGATGTGCTAATGGTCGCAGACAAGTTCGAGGTGGTTTCTTGCATGAGGCACTGCTGTCAGTTGCTGAAGAGCTTGCCGATGTCTCAGGAGTCTGCACTACTCTACTTGGAGCTTCCTTGCAGCATTTCAATGGCGTCGGCTCTTCAGCCATTAACCGAGGCAGCAAAGGAATTCCTCGTGAACAGTTTCAAGGATCTAACAAA GAACCAAGATGGACTCATGGAGCTACCTCTTGTCGGCATGGAGGCAGTCCTCTCCAGTGACGATGTCCAAGTTGCATCGGAGGATGCACTGTATGACTTAGTGCTCAAGTGGGCTCGTCGGCACCACCCCAAGTTGGAGGAACGGCAGGAGGTCTTCGGCGCGCGCCTTGGTCAGCTCATCCGGTTCCCTTACATGTCTTCCCGGAAACTGAGGAAGGTTCTCACGCACAATGATTTGGATCAAGAATTCACCAACAAGGCTGTGCTTGAGGCACTATTCTTCAAGGTCGAGCCTGCTCACCGGCGACAGGCTCTTGCCATGGATGACGTGACCAACAGAAGGTTCGTAGAGCGAGCCTACAAGTACCGGCCGGTGAAGGTGGTGGAGTTTGAGCTCCCAAACACTCAATGCATTGTCTACTTGGATCTGAAACGGGAGGAGTGTGCACATCTTTTCCCCTCGGGGCGGGTCTACTCGCAAGCTTTCTACATCGGTGGACAGGGTTTCTTCCTCTCGGCTCACTGCAACAGGGACGTACACAACTCTTGCGACTGCTTTGGCCTCTTCTTGGGGATGCAAGAGAAGGGATCGGTTAGCTTCACGGTAGACTATGAGTTTTCTGCGAGGACCATGCCATCTGGGCAATTCGACAGCAAATACAAAGAAAAGTACACCTTTGCAGGGGGTAAGGCAGTTGGATACAGGAACCTTTTTGCCCTTCCATGGACATCATTCATGGCTGACGACAGTCCCTACTTCATCAATGGTGTTCTTCACCTGAGAGCGGAATTGACCATCGAATGA